The sequence below is a genomic window from Flavobacterium keumense.
AGCAATAGAGTTGAATGAATCTAGTTTTGATTTGTTTTTGAAGGAATTGCAGCCTAGTGTGGTTTTATTTGATCGTTTTATGATCGAAGAGCAATTTGGGTGGCGTGTTGCGGAACATTGTCCTGATGCCGTTCGGATTTTAGATACTGAAGATTTGCATTGTTTGCGTTTGGCGCGCCAAAATTCTTTTAAAGCGAATCGGGAATTTGAAGTTTTGGATTTACTACAAGAAGAAGTGGCCAAAAGAGAAATTGCTAGTATTTTGCGTTCAGATGTATCTTTGATGGTTTCTGAATATGAAATGGAGGTATTGCAGTCTGTTTTTAAAATAGATCAATCGCTTTTGTTTTATTTGCCTTTAATGGTTGATTCGGTTGATTGGAATATTTTGTCATTTGAACAAAGGCAACGTTTTGTATTTATAGGTAATTTTCTTCATGAACCCAATTGGAATGCCGTTCAGTATTTGAAAGAAACGATTTGGCCTTTGATTAGAAAACAACTTCCTACAACAGTGTTGGAAATTTATGGGGCCTATCCTTCGCAGAAAGTTTTTCAATTGCATAATGAGAAGGAAGGATTTATAATAAAAGGCAGAGCTGAAAATGCTAAAGAGGTCATTTCAAATGCTCGGGTATTGTTGGCACCACTTCGTTTTGGTGCTGGAATTAAAGGCAAATTATTGGAGGCAATGGAATATGGAACTCCATCGGTTACTTCTTCTATTGGTGCTGAGTCGATGCGTGGTGCTTTAGATTGGAATGGTAGCATCGAAGATAATCCGCAACAATTTGCAGATGCATCAATTCAATTGTATCAAGATGAAATCGTTTGGAAACAAAGTCAGCAAAATGGATTTGAAATCATTAAGCAACGCTATTTGAAAGAGCTGTTTGAAGATGAATTTAAGAATACAATAGCTGAATTACAAATGAATTTAAAGATGCACAGGCAAAATAATTTCTTGGGTCAAATGTTGTCCCACCATACAATGCAGAGTACCAAATATATGTCGCGTTGGATTGAAGAAAAAAATAAGAAATAAAAAATCCCGTCAAGTAAACAAGACGGGATTCTATAGTTTATGAAAACGAGTAATTATGCAAGCATTGTTACTGGGTTTTCGATGAATTGTTTTAATGTTTGTAAAAACTGTGCTCCTGTTGCACCATCAATGGTACGGTGGTCACAAGCTAAAGAAAGCATCATAGTGTTACCTACTACAATTTGTCCATTTTTAACTACTGGTTTCTCTACAATAGCTCCTACAGAAAGGATAGCAGAGTTAGGTTGGTTAATGATAGAATTGAATTCAGTGATACCAAACATTCCAAGGTTAGAAACTGTAAATGTACTTCCTTCCATTTCGTTAGGAAGTAATTTTTTGGTTTTAGCTCTTCCAGCTAAATCTCTTACGCTTGCACCAATTTGAGATAAACTCATAGCATCTGTAAATCGCAGTACAGGAACTACTAATCCGTCTTCAACAGCTACAGCTACACCAATATTTACGTGGTGATTGATGATAATAGCATCTTCTCTCCATTGTGAATTGATGATTGGGTGTTTTTTCAAGGCAGTCGCACAAGCTTTAATTACCATATCATTAAATGAAACTTTGGTGTCAGGAACGCTATTAATAGCTGCTCTTGATTTCATTGCTTCGTCCATTGAAACTTCAATAGATAAGTTATAGTGAGGTGCTGTGAATAAAGATTCAGCTAAACGTTTCGCAATGATTTTACGCATTTGCGAATTTTTAATTTCTTCTGTGAAAACTTCTCCAGCAGGAACGAATACTTTTGGAGCTGCTGCTTTAGCTGTTTCTTGTGGTTGTGCTGCAGCGGCTGTAGTGCTGCTTGTAGATGGTGTAAAGTTTTCGATATCGCTTTTTACGATACGTCCGTTTTCTCCAGAACCTTTTACTTGTGATAATTGGATTCCTTTCTCGTTAGCAATTTTCTTTGCCAATGGTGAAGCCAAAATACGTTGTCCGTCAGCAGCTGCTTCTTGAGTAATCGGAGCTGCTTTTTCAGCAGGAGCTGCTTTAGTTTCTTCTTTTGCAGTAGCAGTGTTTGAACCACCCACTTTGAAGTTATCAGCTACGCCACTAATATCTGTTCCCGCTGGTCCTATGATCGCTAATAAACTATCAACTGGTGCCGTGCTTCCTTCTTGAATTCCAATATATAATAAAGTTCCAGCATTGAATGACTCAAACTCCATTGTCGCTTTGTCTGTTTCGATTTCAGCAAGAATATCTCCTTCTGCAACTGTATCACCTACTTTTTTCAACCAAGTAGCTACGGTTCCTTCAGTCATCGTATCACTTAAACGAGGCATTGTTACAACAATTACTCCTTCTGGAAGTGCTGCTGGGGTAGCGGCAGGTGATTCTTGTTTGGTTTCAGTTGCTACAGGAGTTTCAGCTACAGGAGCTGCTGCAGTACCCCCAGCTAATAAAGCCGAGATGTCTTCTCCTTCATTTCCTATAATTGCCAATAATGAATCTACGGGTGCAGTTTCTCCTGCTTGAATACCAATATGTAAAAGTGTTCCTTCATTGAAAGATTCAAATTCCATAGTAGCTTTATCTGTTTCGATTTCAGCTAAGATATCTCCTTCGCTTACTTTATCACCGACTTTTTTAAGCCAAGTAGCCACCGTTCCTTCTGTCATTGTATCGCTCAAACGAGGCATTGTTACTATTGTAGCCATAACTGATTATAATTTATGAGGTAAAAATGGATAGTCTTCTTGTTCGTATACTACGTCGTATAACTGTTGGATTTCTGGATAAGGAGATTCCTCGGCAAATTTTGCACATTCTTCTACCAAATCTTTCACTCTTTGTTCGATTACTTCAATTTCATCGTCAGTAGCATATTTTTGGTCTTTAATTACATCTAATACTTGTGTAATTGGGTCAATTTTTTTGTATTCTTCTACTTCTTCTTTAGAACGGTATAATTGTGCATCAGACATAGAGTGTCCTCTGTATCGGTACGTTTTCATTTCAAGGAAGGTAGGTCCATCTCCACGACGTGCTCTTTCGATAGCTTCGGTCATCGCTTCAGCTACTTTTACTGGATTCATTCCGTCAACAGGTCCGCAAGGCATTTCATACCCCAAACCTAATTTCCAGATATCAGTATGGTTAGCTGTTCTTTCAACAGATGTTCCCATGGCATAACCGTTGTTCTCAACGATAAATACAACAGGTAATTTCCATAACATGGCCATATTAAATGCTTCGTGTAAAGAACCTTGACGAGCCGCACCATCACCAAAGTAAGTCATTGTAACTCCTCCAGTATTAAAATATTTGTCTGCAAATGCCAAACCAGCTCCTACAGGAATTTGGCCACCAACAATTCCATGACCTCCGTAAAAACGATGTTCTTTTGAGAAAATGTGCATTGAGCCCCCCATCCCTTTTGAAGTACCGGTTGCTTTTCCTAAAAGTTCTGCCATTACACGTCTAGGGTCTTCTCCCATGCCAATTGGTTGAACGTGGTTTCGGTAGGCTGTAATCATTTTGTCCTTGGTCAAATCCATGGCGTGTAGAGCCCCTGCAAGTACTGCTTCTTGACCATTGTATAAGTGAAGAAAGCCTCTCACTTTTTGTTGGATGTATAATGCTGCAAGTTTGTCTTCAAACTTTCTCCAAAGCAGCATGTCTTCATACCACTTTAAATAAACTTCTTTTGTAACTTCTTTCATTTGAATAATGTTGTGTTATCAATTGTATCGAATAACGCAAAATAGTTTCCTCACACAAATTTGCGAAGTGCAAAAATAAGACATTCCAACTTAGCACTAAAATTAATATGCTATTTTTTGAATTTTTTACAAGAACTTTTTGTCAAAAAGGAGAGGAAGTAAGTTTTTGAGAGAATCGGACTTGTAGATGGAGCCTATTTCCCCCATAAAATAGATTTCAATTGGAGTGTTTTGTTTAATTTCATATTCTGCAATAGTTTGTCTGCATGAGCCACAAGGCGGTATTGGTGCGCTAGTAGTTGTGGTGCTTGAAGCTGCAGAGATGGCCATTTTTAAAATTTTTGCTTCGGGAAAAACGGCCCCTGCATGAAAAATAGCGACTCTCTCTGCGCATAGTCCAGAAGGGTAGGCTGCGTTTTCTTGATTGGAACCGAGTATAATTTTTTCATTATCCAATAAAAGTGCAACTCCAACTTTAAAATTCGAATAAGGAGCGTAGGCTGTTTTGCGAATAGCAATGGCTTCTTGCATCAAATTCTGAATGTCTATTGGAAGTTCTTGAATGGATTCAAAAACATCAAAATTGGTAGTTATGGTTATTTTATTCATAATTTTTTTGGAAAAAAAATCCAAATTTCAATTGAAATTTGGATTTAGCAAGTGTAAGTTATAATAAATTAATTTAGTCCGTAATTGTCGCCAAAGTTAAACGTTAACGAGAAACGAAGGGTGTTTTCTAGTGGATTTCGTACTTTTGATGATGAAAACAAATACGATACGTCAATTTTTGCGGTTGTATATTTAAATCCAGCTCCTAGTGAGAAAAATTGTCTTGCGCCTTTAAGAGGATTTTCGTGAAAATACCCCATACGTATTGCAAAAGATTCTTTAAATAAATATTCTGTTCCTAAAGCATAGGTAATTTCTTTTAATTCTTCACTAAATCCATTAGGGGCGTCACCAAAAGATTTGAAAATTCCCGATACCCATCCTGTTTTACGATAATTGTTATAGTTTTGAGTGTATTCCTCGGGAGTTATTGTTCCGTCTCCATTGCTATCCGGATTTTGAGGGGTAGGGACTAGTAATTTATTTAATTCAAGATGCACTAAAAGTTTGTTGTCTTCGTCAAAAATAAAATCGAAACTAGTTCCAATTTTTAAATTAGCTGGCAAAAAATTAGTGTTAAATTCGTCATTATCGTA
It includes:
- a CDS encoding glycosyltransferase is translated as MDTNKRLLIIGFVWPEPNSSAAGGRMMRLISLFKKQGFAITFASPAQDSDFMVSLADFGVDKAAIELNESSFDLFLKELQPSVVLFDRFMIEEQFGWRVAEHCPDAVRILDTEDLHCLRLARQNSFKANREFEVLDLLQEEVAKREIASILRSDVSLMVSEYEMEVLQSVFKIDQSLLFYLPLMVDSVDWNILSFEQRQRFVFIGNFLHEPNWNAVQYLKETIWPLIRKQLPTTVLEIYGAYPSQKVFQLHNEKEGFIIKGRAENAKEVISNARVLLAPLRFGAGIKGKLLEAMEYGTPSVTSSIGAESMRGALDWNGSIEDNPQQFADASIQLYQDEIVWKQSQQNGFEIIKQRYLKELFEDEFKNTIAELQMNLKMHRQNNFLGQMLSHHTMQSTKYMSRWIEEKNKK
- a CDS encoding pyruvate dehydrogenase complex dihydrolipoamide acetyltransferase; the protein is MATIVTMPRLSDTMTEGTVATWLKKVGDKVSEGDILAEIETDKATMEFESFNEGTLLHIGIQAGETAPVDSLLAIIGNEGEDISALLAGGTAAAPVAETPVATETKQESPAATPAALPEGVIVVTMPRLSDTMTEGTVATWLKKVGDTVAEGDILAEIETDKATMEFESFNAGTLLYIGIQEGSTAPVDSLLAIIGPAGTDISGVADNFKVGGSNTATAKEETKAAPAEKAAPITQEAAADGQRILASPLAKKIANEKGIQLSQVKGSGENGRIVKSDIENFTPSTSSTTAAAAQPQETAKAAAPKVFVPAGEVFTEEIKNSQMRKIIAKRLAESLFTAPHYNLSIEVSMDEAMKSRAAINSVPDTKVSFNDMVIKACATALKKHPIINSQWREDAIIINHHVNIGVAVAVEDGLVVPVLRFTDAMSLSQIGASVRDLAGRAKTKKLLPNEMEGSTFTVSNLGMFGITEFNSIINQPNSAILSVGAIVEKPVVKNGQIVVGNTMMLSLACDHRTIDGATGAQFLQTLKQFIENPVTMLA
- the pdhA gene encoding pyruvate dehydrogenase (acetyl-transferring) E1 component subunit alpha, with the protein product MKEVTKEVYLKWYEDMLLWRKFEDKLAALYIQQKVRGFLHLYNGQEAVLAGALHAMDLTKDKMITAYRNHVQPIGMGEDPRRVMAELLGKATGTSKGMGGSMHIFSKEHRFYGGHGIVGGQIPVGAGLAFADKYFNTGGVTMTYFGDGAARQGSLHEAFNMAMLWKLPVVFIVENNGYAMGTSVERTANHTDIWKLGLGYEMPCGPVDGMNPVKVAEAMTEAIERARRGDGPTFLEMKTYRYRGHSMSDAQLYRSKEEVEEYKKIDPITQVLDVIKDQKYATDDEIEVIEQRVKDLVEECAKFAEESPYPEIQQLYDVVYEQEDYPFLPHKL
- a CDS encoding cytidine deaminase, whose translation is MNKITITTNFDVFESIQELPIDIQNLMQEAIAIRKTAYAPYSNFKVGVALLLDNEKIILGSNQENAAYPSGLCAERVAIFHAGAVFPEAKILKMAISAASSTTTTSAPIPPCGSCRQTIAEYEIKQNTPIEIYFMGEIGSIYKSDSLKNLLPLLFDKKFL